From a single Pelodiscus sinensis isolate JC-2024 chromosome 4, ASM4963464v1, whole genome shotgun sequence genomic region:
- the LOC142829352 gene encoding olfactory receptor 5AR1-like yields MEEGNHSEATEFIFSGLMDHPELQVPLFWVFLLIYVVTLVGNGGMILLITVDLQLHTPMYIFLRNLSVFDICYSTVIAPKMLLDFLAERKSISRTACAVQMYFSLCLADIECLLLAVMAYDRYVAICNPLLYRVTMSSQFCNQLMVGLCAVGLVDSLTHTCLTFRLSFCRSNILNHFCCDIPPLLALSCSDTHINEIVVFTLSGCIFVGSFVIILLSYFYIIATILRIHSSKGRRKAFSTCASHLCAVGMFHGTQLFMYLRPTSSYSMDTDKIASVFYTVVISMLNPIVYSLRNTEVKDALHKIIKRLLGKS; encoded by the coding sequence atggaagagggaaaccACTCGGAAGCAACAGAGTTTATTTTCTCAGGACTGATGGATCATCCAGAGCTACAGGTCCCTCTATTTTGGgtgttcctactgatttatgttGTCACTCTAGTGGGGAACGGGGGGATGATCTTGTTAATCACAGTTGACTTGcaactccacacccccatgtacattttcctgcGGAATTTGTCTGTCTTTGATATCTGCTATTCCACAGTCATTGCCCCTAAGATGCTGCTGGACTTCTTAGCTGAGAGGAAAAGCATTTCTCGCACTGCCtgtgctgtgcaaatgtatttctctctctgtcttgcagatattgagtgtctcttgctggctgtgatggcgtacGACCGTTACGTGGCCATTTGTAACCCACTGCTCTATAGAGTCACCATGTCCAGTCAGTTTTGTAACCAGCTCATGGTTGGGCTGTGTGCTGTGGGGTTGGTGGATTCTCTGACACACACATGTCTAACATTTCGACTGTCATTCTGCCGCTCCAATATTCTCAATCATTTCTGCTGTGACATCCCCCCATTGCTAgcgctctcctgctctgacacccacATCAATGAGATTGTGGTGTTTACCTTAAGTGGCTGCATTTTTGTCGGAAGCTTTGTGATCATCCTTCTCTCCTACTTCTATATCATTGCCACCATCTTGCGGATTCACTCCTCCAAAGGCCGGCGCAAAGCTTTCTCCACCTGCGCTTCCCACTTGTGCGCGGTGGGCATGTTCCATGGCACCCAACTCTTTATGTATTTGCGACCCACCTCTAGCTACTCCATGGACACCGACAAAATCGCCTCCGTGTTCTACACAGTGGTGATCTCCATGTTGAACCCCATtgtctacagcctgaggaacacgGAGGTGAAGGACGCGCTGCACAAAATCATCAAAAGACTCCTAGGAAAGTCTTGA
- the LOC102445939 gene encoding olfactory receptor 5AR1-like, producing the protein MKEGNHSEVTEFILSGLTDRPELQVPLFVLFLLIYVTNLMGNGGMILLITIDPQLHTPMYFFLRNLSFCDLCYSSIIAPKMLQNFLAERKSISHTACAVQLYFFVCFADVECLLLAVMAYDRYVAICNPLLYSVSMSKRLCNLLVSACYAVGLVDALIQTCCIIQLSFCHSNVINHFFCDIPPLLALSCSDTRISETLMFTFIGFIIVSSVVIILLSYVYIVSSILQIRSAKGQRKAFSTCTCHLTVVIMFNGSQLFMYLRPPSSYSMDTDRIASVFYTVVIPMLNPLIYSLRNREVKDALRKAMKKLLSN; encoded by the coding sequence ATGaaagagggaaatcactcggaggtgactgagttcattctctcaggactgacagatcgtccagagctgcaggtccccctgtttgtgttgttcctactgatttatgttaCCAACCTGATGGGAAATGGGGGGATGATCTTGTTAATCACAATTGACCCGCaacttcacacccccatgtactttttcctgaGGAATTTGTccttctgtgatctctgctattCCTCAATAATTgcccctaagatgctgcagaatttcttaGCCGAAAGGAAGAGCATTTCTCACACTGCCTGTGCTGTGCAATTGTATTTCTTTGTCTGTTTCGCAGATGTTGAGTGTCTCTTGTTGGCTGTGATGGCGTacgaccgttatgtggccatctgtaacccgctgctcTATAGTGTCAGCATGTCCAAGCGGCTTTGTAACCTGCTGGTGTCTGCATGCTATGCTGTGGGGTTGGTGGATGCGCTGATACAAACATGTTGTATAATTCAGCTCTCTTTCTGCCACTCCAATGTTATCAATCATTTTTTCTGTGATATTCCTCCCCTTTTGGCACTATCCTGTTCCGACACCCGCATCAGTGAGACATTGATGTTCACCTTCATTGGCTTTATTATAGTGAGCAGCGTGGTGATCATCCTCCTCTCCTATGTCTACATCGTCTCCAGCATCCTACAGATCCGCTCTGCCAAGGGCCagcgcaaagccttctccacctgcacttgTCACTTGACTGTGGTCATCATGTTCAATGGCAGCCAACTCTTCATGTACTTACGTCCCCCTTCCAGCTATTCCATGGACACTGACAGAATAGCCTCTGTGTTTTACACAGtggtgatccccatgttgaaccccctcatctacagcctgaggaacagggaggtgaaggacgccCTGAGGAAAGCCATGAAGAAACTCTTAAGCAATTAA
- the LOC102446414 gene encoding olfactory receptor 5AR1-like, whose protein sequence is MEEGNHSEVTEFVLLGLTDRQELQVPLFVLFLLIYVTNLMGNGGMILLITIDPQLHTPMYFFLRNLSFCDLCYSSIISPKMLQIFLAERKSISRTACAVQMYFFVCFADLECLLLVVMAYDRYVAICNPLLYRVIMSRQYCSQLVAGVCVVGLVDALIETCFTFRLSFCRSNIINHFYCDIPPLLALSSSDTFISETVILTLVGFIVVSSVVIVLLSYFYIISSILQIRSAEGRRKAFSTCACHLTVVGMFHGSQLFMYLRPPSSYSMETDKIASVFYTLVIPMLNPLIYSLRNTEVKDALRKATKKLIRKSC, encoded by the coding sequence atggaagagggaaatcactcagAGGTGACTGAATTCGTTCTCTTAGGACTGACAGATCGTCAAGAGCTGCAGGTCCCCCTGTTTgtgttgttcctactgatttatgttaCCAACCTGATGGGAAATGGGGGGATGATCTTGTTAATCACAATTGACCCCcaactccacacccccatgtactttttcctccggaatttgtctttctgtgatctctgctattCCTCAATAATTTCCCCAAAGATGCTGCAGATTTTCTTGGCTGAAAGGAAAAGTATTTCTCGCACTGCCtgtgctgtgcaaatgtatttctttGTCTGTTTTGCAGATcttgagtgtctcttgctggttgtgatggcgtatgaccgttatgtggccatctgtaacccgctgctcTATAGGGTCATCATGTCCAGACAGTATTGCAGCCAGCTagtggctggggtgtgtgttgTGGGGCTGGTGGATGCATTGATAGAAACATGTTTTACATTCCGGCTGTCATTCTGCCGCTCCAACATCATCAATCACTTCTACTGTGATATTCCTCCATTGCTGGCGCTCTCCTCTTCTGACACCTTCATCAGTGAGACTGTGATTCTTACCTTAGTTGGCTTCATTGTAGTGAGCAGTGTGGTGATTGTCCTCCTCTCGTATTTTTACATCATCTCCAGCATCCTTCAGATCCGCTCTGCCGAGGGTCggcgcaaagccttctccacctgcgcttGCCACTTGACAGTGGTGGGCATGTTTCATGGCAGCCAACTCTTCATGTATTTACGCCCTCCCTCCAGCTATTCAATGGAGACCGACAAAATAGCCTCTGTGTTCTACACGctggtgatccccatgttgaaccccctcatctacagcctgaggaacacgGAGGTGAAGGATGCCTTGAGGAAAGCAACGAAAAAACTCATCAGAAAATCTTGTTAA